Proteins encoded within one genomic window of Spirulina major PCC 6313:
- a CDS encoding phage integrase N-terminal SAM-like domain-containing protein: MTATPPPKKLLDVVREVIRLKHYSYRTEQTYIDWIKV; the protein is encoded by the coding sequence ATGACCGCTACCCCACCTCCGAAGAAGCTGCTGGATGTGGTTCGAGAGGTGATCCGCCTCAAACACTACTCCTACCGGACTGAGCAAACGTACATCGATTGGATCAAGGTGTAG
- a CDS encoding CHASE2 domain-containing protein yields MERQLSKLPPLFSRIQERLPDWTGFNVAVVSVVIVSGSLLGVRAIGGLERLELAMYDLMVRQSPELPPDERITVVAITEADIQAQRRWPLTDAVLAEVLRNLQAQQPRVIGLDLYREFAVEPGSEALTEQLQASNVVAIETIPVGTLEAVPPPPASPSEQVGFNNLPTDLDNVVRRAFLYLPRPDGGVGTALGMQLALRYLAVEGIEPIESSRYANTVQLGDAPFLQLTPTSGGYEQADAGGYQMLLNYRGAEEAIATVTLSEVLAGEVDPELVRDRIVLIGSSATSLLDRKPTPHSVNLSGDGKVPGVVIHAQVVSQIIDAALGDRPLFRFWPAWAEVVSLIASALLSSIVAWRLRHPILLISCIGGGIVLILGGGFALFATQSLWIPIITPVLGVLLTAALIVTYQSYDDHCRRQIVMQLLGQNTSPEIAEALWQGRDKLLKAGKLPGIRLTATILFLDIKGFSTVSEKMEPEELLDWLNDILGEITSEVLSREGIVNKFTGDGVLAIFGVPLSRIQKAEVELDAQHAVYCALAISDRLTALNQRNHDQGLPDIQMRIGIFTGPVVVGSLGGKDRLEYGVLGDSVNTASRLESCEKHRQPTDCRVLIAKETLQYLGDRFEVEGWGPLALKGKQQMIEVFRVVKHRIPEEAVL; encoded by the coding sequence ATGGAACGCCAACTCTCAAAATTGCCCCCACTGTTCAGCCGTATTCAAGAGCGATTGCCGGATTGGACAGGCTTTAACGTTGCTGTGGTGTCTGTGGTGATTGTGTCGGGGAGCCTGTTGGGGGTGAGGGCGATCGGGGGGTTAGAGCGGCTAGAACTGGCGATGTATGACCTGATGGTGCGCCAGTCTCCGGAACTGCCGCCCGATGAACGGATCACCGTCGTGGCCATCACCGAGGCGGATATTCAAGCCCAAAGGCGTTGGCCGCTGACGGATGCGGTGCTGGCAGAGGTGCTCCGTAATTTACAGGCGCAGCAACCCCGTGTGATTGGGTTGGATCTGTATCGGGAGTTTGCGGTCGAGCCGGGATCAGAGGCACTGACAGAACAACTCCAAGCTAGCAATGTGGTGGCGATTGAGACGATTCCGGTGGGGACGTTGGAGGCTGTGCCGCCGCCGCCTGCCTCACCGTCGGAACAGGTGGGGTTTAATAATTTGCCGACGGATTTGGATAATGTGGTGCGGCGGGCGTTTCTCTATTTGCCGCGACCGGATGGAGGGGTGGGGACGGCGTTGGGGATGCAGTTGGCCCTGCGCTATTTGGCGGTGGAGGGGATTGAGCCGATCGAGAGTTCGCGTTATGCCAATACGGTGCAGTTGGGGGATGCGCCGTTTTTGCAGCTAACGCCTACGTCGGGGGGCTATGAGCAGGCGGATGCGGGGGGATATCAGATGCTTTTGAACTATCGGGGGGCGGAGGAGGCGATCGCCACTGTGACCCTCAGTGAGGTGTTGGCGGGCGAGGTTGATCCGGAGTTGGTGCGCGATCGCATCGTCCTGATCGGCAGCAGTGCCACGAGTTTGCTCGATCGCAAGCCCACGCCCCACAGTGTCAACCTCTCCGGGGATGGCAAGGTTCCCGGCGTGGTGATTCATGCCCAGGTGGTGAGTCAGATTATTGATGCGGCCTTAGGCGATCGCCCCCTCTTTCGGTTTTGGCCCGCCTGGGCCGAAGTGGTCAGCCTCATCGCCAGCGCCCTCCTCAGCAGCATTGTTGCCTGGCGACTCCGACACCCCATCCTGCTCATCAGTTGCATCGGCGGCGGCATCGTGCTCATCCTCGGCGGTGGCTTCGCCCTCTTCGCCACACAATCCCTGTGGATACCGATCATCACCCCCGTCCTGGGGGTGTTGCTCACAGCCGCCTTGATCGTCACCTATCAATCCTACGATGACCATTGCCGCCGCCAAATCGTCATGCAGTTGCTCGGTCAAAACACCTCCCCGGAAATTGCCGAAGCCCTCTGGCAAGGCCGCGATAAACTCCTCAAAGCCGGGAAACTGCCGGGGATTCGCCTCACTGCCACGATTCTCTTCCTCGATATCAAAGGGTTTAGCACCGTCTCAGAAAAAATGGAGCCGGAAGAACTGCTCGATTGGCTCAATGATATTTTGGGTGAAATCACCTCCGAAGTCCTGTCCCGTGAGGGCATTGTCAATAAATTTACCGGCGATGGCGTGCTGGCCATTTTCGGCGTGCCCCTGTCCCGGATTCAAAAGGCCGAGGTGGAACTCGATGCCCAACATGCGGTGTATTGTGCCTTGGCCATTAGCGATCGCCTCACCGCCCTCAACCAACGCAACCATGACCAAGGCCTCCCCGATATTCAAATGCGGATCGGCATTTTTACCGGCCCTGTCGTCGTCGGCTCCCTCGGTGGCAAAGACCGCCTTGAATACGGCGTATTGGGGGATAGCGTCAACACCGCCTCTCGCCTTGAATCCTGCGAAAAACACCGCCAACCCACGGATTGCCGCGTCCTGATTGCCAAAGAAACCCTCCAATATTTAGGCGATCGCTTCGAGGTGGAAGGCTGGGGCCCCCTCGCCCTCAAAGGCAAGCAACAGATGATCGAAGTCTTTCGCGTCGTTAAGCATCGCATCCCCGAAGAAGCCGTCCTTTAA
- a CDS encoding folate/biopterin family MFS transporter, which produces MVSSASSLDRFKQSLIKKVLFGNQPTPELIAILTVYFVQGILGLSRLAVSFFLKDELHLSPAQVAALGGVAALPWVIKPVFGFLSDGFPLFRYRRRPYLILSGILGMAAWLSLAMVVNSAIAATVAMLAASLSVAISDVIADSVVVERVRHQTNSEAGSLQSLSWGVSALGGLVTAYLSGWLLDAFSIQVVFYITATFPLLVSLVAWWIVEQPVASDRNHLALVREQGRNLWQAVRQKAIWLPTLFVFLWQATPSGESAFFFFMTNELGFEAEFLGRVRLVTSLASLVGIWMYQRFLRAVPFRVILGWSTVIAAGLGMTMLLLVTHANRALGIDDHWFSLGDSLILTVVGQITFMPVLVLSARLCPPGVEATLFALLMSVWNLSNLTSQELGALLTQVLGVTETNFDNLWLLVVLTNLSTLLPLPFLGWLPAGEPEPEAIAPPSPPPEPITTPPEPVLRS; this is translated from the coding sequence ATGGTTAGCTCCGCATCCAGTCTGGATCGCTTTAAACAGTCATTGATCAAAAAGGTCTTATTTGGGAATCAACCGACCCCCGAACTGATCGCCATTTTAACGGTTTATTTTGTCCAAGGAATTTTAGGCCTCTCCCGCCTTGCCGTCAGCTTTTTCCTCAAGGATGAGCTACACCTCAGTCCGGCCCAGGTGGCGGCCTTGGGTGGGGTGGCGGCGTTGCCTTGGGTGATTAAGCCGGTGTTTGGCTTTTTGTCTGATGGGTTTCCGCTGTTTCGCTATCGGCGGCGGCCCTACCTGATCCTGTCGGGGATTTTGGGGATGGCGGCGTGGTTGTCCTTGGCGATGGTGGTGAATTCAGCGATCGCGGCGACGGTGGCCATGCTGGCGGCTTCCCTGTCGGTGGCGATTAGTGATGTGATCGCGGATTCGGTGGTGGTGGAGCGGGTGCGCCATCAAACCAACAGCGAGGCGGGATCGCTCCAGTCCTTAAGCTGGGGGGTTTCGGCGCTGGGGGGGCTGGTGACGGCGTACCTAAGCGGCTGGCTGTTGGATGCGTTCAGTATCCAGGTGGTGTTTTACATCACGGCGACGTTCCCGCTGCTGGTGTCGCTGGTGGCCTGGTGGATTGTGGAGCAGCCGGTGGCGAGCGATCGCAACCATCTCGCCCTCGTCCGCGAACAAGGCCGCAACCTCTGGCAGGCCGTACGTCAAAAAGCCATTTGGCTCCCGACGCTCTTTGTCTTTCTCTGGCAGGCGACCCCATCAGGCGAATCGGCGTTTTTCTTTTTCATGACCAATGAATTGGGCTTTGAAGCGGAATTCTTGGGCCGGGTGCGCCTAGTGACGAGCTTGGCCTCGCTGGTGGGAATTTGGATGTATCAGCGGTTCTTGCGGGCTGTGCCGTTCCGGGTGATTCTCGGCTGGTCTACGGTGATTGCGGCGGGTTTGGGCATGACGATGTTGCTCCTCGTCACCCATGCCAATCGCGCCCTAGGGATCGATGACCATTGGTTCAGCTTGGGGGATAGCCTGATTCTAACGGTGGTGGGCCAGATCACGTTTATGCCGGTGTTGGTGCTGTCGGCGCGACTCTGCCCGCCGGGGGTGGAGGCGACGCTGTTTGCGCTGTTGATGTCGGTGTGGAATTTGTCTAATTTAACGTCCCAAGAGTTGGGGGCACTGTTGACCCAGGTGTTGGGGGTGACGGAAACCAATTTTGATAACCTCTGGCTGCTGGTGGTGCTGACAAATCTTTCGACGCTGCTGCCGTTGCCGTTTTTGGGCTGGTTGCCCGCCGGCGAACCGGAACCGGAGGCGATCGCTCCCCCCTCCCCTCCCCCTGAACCCATCACCACCCCGCCGGAACCCGTTTTGCGATCGTAG
- the purF gene encoding amidophosphoribosyltransferase, giving the protein MFPHPSDAIDEQQSLTRSPEHPDKMEEACGVFGVYVPGEAAAKLAYFGLYALQHRGQESAGIAAFDGENSTCYKHMGLVSQVFNEDILDDLKGDLAIGHTRYSTTGSSLVVNAQPAVVETRLGSLALAHNGNLVNTAELRAELTRRNCEFITTTDSEMIALAIADEVNQGKTWLDAAISAFKLCQGAYSLVIGTPHGFMGVRDPNGIRPLVIGILPGSPNRYVLASETCGLDIIGAEYLRDVEPGELVWINDEGLASFHWAAKPERKLCVFEMIYFSRPDSLVHDETIYSYRKRLGQQLARETHTDADLVVAVPDSGVPAAIGYAETSKIPYAEALIKNRYVGRTFIQPTQVMREAGIRMKLNPLKDVLVGKRVIIIDDSIVRGTTSRKLVKALRDAGAIEIHMKISSPPVTHPCFYGLDTDTQDQLIAATKSVEEIAAHIGVDSLAYLSWEGMLSMTGDDPKHFCSACFTGNYPIDIPENIKRAKLILEEVKA; this is encoded by the coding sequence ATGTTTCCCCATCCCTCCGATGCTATTGATGAGCAACAGTCCCTCACCCGTTCCCCTGAACACCCCGACAAGATGGAAGAAGCCTGCGGGGTGTTCGGTGTTTATGTTCCCGGTGAAGCCGCCGCCAAGCTCGCGTACTTCGGACTTTATGCCCTGCAACATCGGGGCCAAGAATCCGCCGGTATCGCTGCCTTCGACGGGGAAAACAGCACCTGCTACAAACATATGGGGCTGGTGTCGCAGGTGTTTAATGAAGACATCCTCGACGACCTCAAAGGCGATCTCGCCATCGGCCACACCCGCTACTCCACCACCGGATCGAGCCTTGTGGTCAATGCCCAGCCTGCCGTAGTGGAAACGCGCCTCGGTAGCTTGGCCCTCGCCCATAATGGCAACCTCGTCAACACCGCCGAACTCCGCGCCGAACTGACCCGCCGCAATTGTGAATTCATCACCACCACGGACTCGGAAATGATTGCCTTAGCGATCGCCGACGAAGTCAACCAAGGCAAAACCTGGCTCGATGCCGCCATCAGTGCCTTCAAACTCTGCCAAGGTGCCTACAGCCTCGTGATCGGCACACCCCACGGCTTCATGGGCGTGCGCGACCCCAACGGCATCCGCCCCCTCGTGATCGGCATCCTCCCCGGCAGCCCCAACCGCTACGTCCTCGCCTCAGAAACCTGCGGCCTCGATATCATCGGCGCGGAATACCTGCGCGACGTGGAACCCGGCGAACTGGTGTGGATCAACGACGAAGGCCTCGCCTCCTTCCATTGGGCCGCCAAACCAGAGCGTAAACTCTGCGTTTTCGAGATGATCTATTTCTCCCGCCCCGATAGCCTCGTCCACGACGAAACCATCTACAGCTACCGTAAGCGCCTCGGCCAACAACTCGCCCGCGAAACCCACACCGACGCGGATCTTGTGGTCGCCGTCCCCGATTCCGGCGTTCCGGCTGCGATCGGCTATGCCGAAACCTCGAAAATCCCCTACGCCGAAGCCCTGATCAAAAACCGCTACGTTGGCCGCACCTTCATCCAACCCACCCAAGTCATGCGCGAAGCCGGGATTCGGATGAAACTCAACCCCCTCAAGGATGTCCTCGTCGGTAAACGGGTGATCATCATTGACGACTCCATTGTGCGGGGAACCACGAGCCGCAAACTGGTGAAAGCCCTCCGCGATGCAGGCGCGATCGAAATTCACATGAAAATTTCCTCCCCCCCCGTCACCCATCCCTGTTTCTACGGCCTCGATACCGACACCCAAGACCAACTAATCGCCGCAACCAAATCCGTCGAAGAAATCGCCGCCCACATTGGTGTCGATAGCTTGGCTTATCTCAGTTGGGAAGGGATGCTATCGATGACAGGCGACGACCCGAAGCATTTCTGTTCGGCCTGCTTTACGGGTAATTACCCCATCGACATTCCCGAAAACATCAAACGCGCCAAACTGATCCTCGAAGAAGTGAAGGCTTAA
- the purL gene encoding phosphoribosylformylglycinamidine synthase subunit PurL: MFTPDEIAAEGLKPSEYEEIVQRLGRHPNKAELGMFGVMWSEHCCYKNSRPLLSQFPTTGPQVLVGPGENAGVVDLGDGLRLAFKIESHNHPSAIEPFQGAATGVGGILRDIFTMGARPIAILNSLRFGSLESPRTRRIFSGVVEGIAHYGNCVGVPTVGGEIYFDPAYSGNPLVNAMALGLMETDAIVKSGAAGVGNPVLYVGSTTGRDGMGGASFASAELSDASMDDRPAVQVGDPFLEKSLIEACLEAFKTGAVVAAQDMGAAGITCSTSEMAANGGVGVELDLDRIPAREPGMVPYEYLLSESQERMLFVAEKGREQELIDIFERWGLHAVVAGQVIEEQVVRIFHQGSIAAEIPASALADNTPLYHHELISEPPAYAQAAAQWTVDQLPDCSHEGIEINGEMMGWNEVLMRLLEVPSLASKHWVYQQYDHQVQNNTVVMPGGADAAVIRLRSQLDGQPTQRGVAATTDCNPRYVYLNPYEGAKAAVAEAARNLSCVGAEPLAITNNLNFGSPEKSTGYWQLAHACRGIAEACRELNTPVTGGNVSLYNETFDSDGSPTAIYPTPVIGMVGRVDDVTQVCGQGWHHEGDRIYLLGSQAPRTLGGSEYLATIHHTVAGQPPVVDFDHERAVQATCREGIRRGWVRSAHDCAEGGLVVALAECCISGHFGAVMRLEHPVQRWDEFLFGEAAGQILVSVQSSKHEEWEDFLRSRLDQNWSMIGLVTLATLQILTPDNTYALAIPVQRLRDRWLNAIQSHFPTAKS; this comes from the coding sequence ATGTTCACCCCTGACGAAATTGCCGCCGAAGGTTTGAAACCCTCTGAATATGAAGAGATTGTCCAGCGTCTCGGTCGCCATCCCAACAAGGCCGAACTGGGGATGTTTGGGGTGATGTGGAGTGAACATTGTTGTTATAAAAATTCGCGGCCCCTCCTGTCGCAATTTCCCACCACGGGGCCGCAGGTGCTCGTGGGGCCGGGGGAAAATGCGGGCGTGGTGGATTTGGGCGACGGGCTGCGCTTGGCGTTTAAGATTGAGTCCCATAATCATCCCAGTGCGATCGAGCCGTTCCAAGGGGCGGCGACCGGGGTGGGGGGGATTCTCCGGGATATTTTCACCATGGGAGCGCGACCGATCGCAATCCTCAATTCTCTCCGCTTTGGCTCCCTCGAAAGTCCCCGCACACGCCGCATCTTTAGCGGCGTTGTCGAAGGGATCGCCCATTACGGCAATTGTGTGGGTGTGCCGACGGTGGGGGGCGAGATTTATTTTGACCCGGCCTATAGTGGCAATCCCTTGGTGAATGCGATGGCGTTGGGGTTGATGGAGACCGATGCGATCGTTAAGTCGGGGGCTGCCGGGGTAGGGAATCCGGTGCTGTATGTGGGATCGACGACGGGGCGCGATGGCATGGGCGGCGCGAGTTTTGCCAGTGCGGAATTAAGTGATGCGTCAATGGACGATCGCCCCGCCGTACAGGTGGGTGATCCGTTCTTAGAAAAGTCCTTGATTGAGGCCTGTTTAGAAGCCTTTAAAACCGGGGCGGTGGTGGCGGCCCAGGATATGGGCGCGGCGGGGATCACCTGTTCGACCTCGGAAATGGCGGCCAATGGGGGTGTTGGTGTGGAATTGGATCTTGACCGCATCCCCGCCCGTGAACCGGGAATGGTTCCCTATGAATACCTGCTCTCGGAATCCCAAGAGCGGATGCTGTTTGTGGCGGAAAAAGGGCGTGAACAGGAATTAATCGATATTTTTGAGCGCTGGGGCCTCCATGCGGTGGTGGCGGGTCAGGTGATCGAAGAGCAGGTTGTGCGCATCTTCCATCAGGGCAGTATCGCGGCGGAAATTCCCGCCTCCGCTCTCGCAGACAATACCCCGCTCTATCACCATGAATTGATCAGCGAACCGCCCGCCTATGCCCAAGCCGCTGCCCAATGGACGGTGGATCAATTGCCGGACTGTTCCCATGAAGGGATTGAGATCAACGGGGAGATGATGGGCTGGAATGAGGTGTTGATGCGGCTGTTGGAAGTGCCGTCGTTGGCCTCGAAGCATTGGGTGTATCAACAATATGATCACCAGGTGCAAAACAATACGGTGGTGATGCCGGGGGGAGCGGATGCAGCGGTGATTCGGTTGCGATCGCAACTCGACGGCCAACCCACCCAACGCGGCGTTGCGGCCACCACGGACTGCAACCCCCGCTATGTCTACCTCAACCCCTACGAAGGGGCGAAAGCCGCCGTCGCCGAAGCTGCCCGGAATTTAAGCTGTGTGGGGGCTGAACCCCTGGCGATTACTAATAACCTCAACTTCGGCAGTCCCGAAAAATCGACGGGTTACTGGCAACTGGCCCACGCTTGCCGGGGGATTGCCGAGGCCTGCCGCGAGTTGAATACTCCCGTGACGGGGGGGAATGTGTCCCTCTATAACGAAACGTTTGACAGTGACGGCAGCCCCACCGCCATCTATCCCACCCCGGTAATTGGGATGGTGGGGCGCGTCGATGATGTGACGCAAGTGTGCGGCCAAGGGTGGCACCATGAAGGCGATCGCATCTATCTGTTGGGGTCCCAAGCGCCGCGCACCCTCGGCGGTTCGGAATACCTCGCCACCATCCATCACACCGTTGCCGGCCAGCCCCCCGTCGTGGACTTTGACCACGAGCGGGCTGTCCAGGCCACCTGTCGCGAAGGGATTCGGCGCGGTTGGGTGCGTTCGGCCCATGACTGCGCCGAGGGCGGTTTGGTGGTCGCCCTGGCGGAATGCTGCATTAGTGGGCATTTTGGGGCGGTGATGCGCCTGGAGCATCCGGTGCAGCGGTGGGATGAATTCCTGTTTGGTGAGGCTGCGGGGCAAATTTTGGTGTCGGTGCAGTCGTCGAAACATGAAGAATGGGAAGACTTTTTGCGATCGCGCCTCGATCAAAATTGGAGCATGATCGGCCTCGTCACCCTCGCCACCTTGCAAATTCTCACCCCCGACAACACCTATGCTTTGGCGATTCCCGTCCAACGGTTACGCGATCGCTGGCTCAACGCGATCCAATCCCACTTCCCCACAGCCAAGTCTTAA
- a CDS encoding GTP cyclohydrolase II, whose translation MNKPRKSQHIVLTSHPSTKNKPLPIHWGNPDPGQRGPVIGSLTDQIHRNVIGTHSGSYAVYRALAVASGSLQADHRADLTHTSPIVPVGPYPSWSNPEKIVSLDPFGAVVDEVYSKLIAKGYDIRPTIAITKAQINLPEIQAMVTQGHICVDGAIVKTGGSLAVTKVAIDPVWYLPGIAQRLGVETAVLRRSLFQQTGGMFPELVTRPDLEIFLPPIGGMTVYVLGDLTAIADPARPVAVRVHDECNGSDVFGSDICTCRPYLVHGIEVCITTAQAGGAGVIVYNRKEGRALGEVTKFLVYNARKRQAGGDRADAYFNRTECVAGVQDMRFQELMPDVLHWLGITRIDRWVSMSNLKYDAIASTGIKIIERVPIPDHYIPDDARVEIAAKTAAGYYTDSETPTPDTLNTISGRTLQDY comes from the coding sequence ATGAACAAGCCGCGCAAGTCTCAGCACATCGTCCTCACCTCCCACCCCAGCACCAAAAATAAACCCCTCCCTATCCATTGGGGCAACCCTGATCCAGGGCAGCGGGGGCCGGTAATTGGCAGTCTAACCGATCAAATTCACCGCAACGTCATCGGCACTCATTCCGGCTCCTATGCGGTCTATCGGGCGTTGGCGGTGGCGAGTGGCTCCCTCCAGGCGGATCATCGTGCAGACTTGACCCACACCTCGCCGATTGTGCCCGTGGGCCCCTATCCCAGTTGGAGCAACCCGGAAAAGATTGTGTCCCTTGATCCCTTTGGGGCGGTGGTGGATGAGGTTTACAGCAAGTTGATCGCCAAGGGCTATGATATTCGCCCAACGATCGCGATCACAAAAGCCCAAATCAACCTCCCGGAAATTCAGGCGATGGTGACTCAGGGTCACATCTGCGTTGATGGTGCGATCGTCAAAACCGGGGGGAGTTTGGCGGTGACGAAGGTGGCGATCGATCCGGTGTGGTATTTGCCGGGGATTGCGCAACGCTTAGGGGTGGAAACGGCGGTGCTGCGGCGATCGCTCTTTCAGCAAACCGGGGGCATGTTTCCGGAATTGGTAACGCGCCCGGATTTAGAGATTTTCTTACCCCCCATCGGCGGGATGACGGTGTATGTGTTGGGAGATTTGACGGCGATCGCAGACCCAGCGCGGCCCGTGGCGGTGCGAGTTCACGATGAATGCAATGGCTCGGATGTGTTCGGCTCGGATATCTGCACCTGTCGCCCCTATCTTGTCCATGGCATTGAAGTCTGTATCACCACAGCCCAAGCCGGGGGCGCAGGGGTGATTGTCTACAATCGCAAGGAGGGGCGGGCCTTGGGCGAGGTGACGAAGTTCCTCGTGTACAACGCTCGTAAACGTCAAGCGGGGGGCGATCGCGCCGATGCCTATTTCAACCGCACGGAATGCGTCGCGGGGGTTCAGGATATGCGCTTTCAGGAACTCATGCCCGATGTGCTCCATTGGCTCGGCATCACCCGCATTGATCGCTGGGTGTCAATGAGTAACCTGAAATATGATGCGATCGCCTCAACAGGCATCAAAATCATCGAACGAGTCCCCATCCCCGACCACTACATCCCCGACGATGCCCGCGTCGAAATCGCCGCCAAAACCGCCGCCGGTTACTACACCGACAGCGAAACCCCCACCCCCGACACCCTCAACACCATCAGCGGCCGCACCCTCCAGGATTATTAA
- a CDS encoding carotenoid oxygenase family protein — protein MQTLDSSATTTPYFDRKDWQRGYESQRQEISTVVDRITGTIPPELTGTLFRNGPGLLDINGEPIHHPFDGDGMVCAIAFRDGHAYFQNRFVRTEGFVKEQAAKKSLYRGVFGTKRSGGWLANLFNLNVKNIANTNVIYWGDRLLALWEGGKPHRLNPHTLETLGLDDLDGILDKGGSFSAHPRIDPASILDDGQPCLVNFSISPGPVTTLNLYELSPDGKLLRKQSHPVPGFAFIHDFAITPHYALFFQNPVQFNPLPFLLGQRGAAECIKFQPDQDTKVIIVPRDPNSNRTVQTLNVRAGFIFHHANAWEEDENTIGIDSICYADFPEVEPDSDFREIDFTKIDPGQLWRFRFDLHTRAATAHLIESRCVEFPAIHPHQEGRSYRYTYLAAAAPPTGHAPHQALLKHDFATGTQQFYCFGPRQFVTEPVFVPKPGETDEDAGWVLTMVYDADRHGSDLAIFNAQDLEAGAIATLHLDLHIPFGLHGNWTDQIFWPNEAA, from the coding sequence ATGCAAACCCTCGATTCTTCCGCTACCACAACGCCCTATTTTGACCGTAAAGACTGGCAACGGGGCTACGAATCCCAACGCCAGGAAATCAGCACCGTTGTCGATCGCATCACCGGCACAATTCCCCCGGAATTGACCGGGACGTTATTCCGTAACGGGCCCGGCTTGCTAGATATCAATGGCGAACCGATTCATCACCCCTTTGATGGGGATGGGATGGTGTGCGCGATCGCCTTTCGAGACGGTCACGCCTATTTTCAAAACCGCTTCGTCCGCACGGAAGGCTTTGTCAAAGAACAGGCCGCCAAGAAAAGCCTCTATCGCGGCGTGTTTGGGACGAAACGCTCCGGCGGTTGGTTGGCGAACCTGTTTAATTTGAACGTCAAAAATATCGCCAATACAAATGTGATCTATTGGGGCGATCGCCTCCTCGCCCTCTGGGAAGGCGGCAAACCCCACCGCCTCAACCCCCACACCCTCGAAACCCTCGGCCTCGATGACCTCGATGGCATCCTGGACAAAGGCGGCTCCTTTTCCGCCCATCCCCGCATTGACCCCGCCAGCATCCTAGATGACGGCCAGCCCTGCCTCGTTAACTTCTCGATCAGCCCCGGCCCCGTCACCACCCTCAACCTCTACGAACTCAGTCCTGACGGCAAACTGTTACGCAAGCAATCCCACCCCGTCCCCGGTTTTGCCTTCATTCACGACTTCGCCATCACCCCCCATTACGCCCTCTTCTTCCAAAACCCGGTACAGTTCAACCCCCTCCCCTTCCTCCTCGGCCAACGGGGCGCGGCGGAATGTATCAAATTCCAACCCGACCAAGACACCAAGGTGATCATCGTCCCCCGTGATCCCAACTCCAACCGTACCGTCCAAACCTTGAACGTCCGCGCCGGGTTTATTTTCCACCATGCCAACGCCTGGGAAGAGGACGAAAACACGATCGGGATTGACTCGATCTGTTATGCGGATTTCCCGGAAGTGGAGCCGGATTCTGATTTTCGGGAGATTGATTTCACAAAAATTGATCCAGGCCAGTTATGGCGTTTTCGGTTTGATCTGCATACCCGTGCCGCGACGGCCCACTTGATCGAATCCCGCTGTGTGGAATTTCCAGCCATCCATCCCCATCAAGAAGGGCGCAGCTATCGCTATACCTATCTCGCCGCTGCGGCCCCCCCCACGGGTCACGCTCCCCATCAAGCTCTCCTTAAACATGACTTTGCCACGGGAACGCAGCAGTTTTACTGCTTCGGGCCGCGTCAGTTTGTGACGGAGCCGGTTTTTGTGCCCAAACCGGGCGAGACCGATGAAGATGCGGGCTGGGTGTTGACGATGGTGTACGATGCCGATCGCCACGGGTCGGATTTGGCTATTTTTAACGCCCAGGATCTCGAAGCAGGCGCGATCGCGACCCTCCATCTCGATCTACACATCCCCTTCGGCCTCCATGGCAACTGGACAGATCAGATCTTCTGGCCCAACGAGGCCGCCTAG